A single window of Onychomys torridus chromosome 8, mOncTor1.1, whole genome shotgun sequence DNA harbors:
- the Aifm3 gene encoding apoptosis-inducing factor 3 isoform X1 yields MGGCFSKPKPVELKIEVVLPEKERGKEELSAGGKGSPRAYQGNGTARHFHAEERLPTPQPYPSPQDCVEATVCHVKDLENGQMREVELGWGKVLLVKDNGEFHALGHKCPHYGAPLVKGVLSRGRVRCPWHGACFNICTGDLEDFPGLDSLHKFQVKIEKEKVTVRASKQALQLQRRTKVMAKCISPSAGHSSSTNVLIVGAGAAGLVCAETLRQEGFSDRIVLCTLDRHLPYDRAKLSKSLDAQPEQLALRPKEFFRAYGLEMLTEAQVVTVDVRSKKVVFKDGFKLEYSKLLLAPGSSPKTLNCKGKDVENVFTIRTPEDANRVVRLARGRNAVVVGAGFLGMEVAAYLAEKAHSVSVVELEETPFRRFLGERVGRALMKMFENNRVKFYMQTEVLELRAQEGKLQEVVLKSSKVLRADVCVVGIGAVPATGFLRQSGIGLDSRGFIPVNKMMQTNIPGVFAAGDAITFPLAWRNNRKVNIPHWQMAHAQGRVAAENMLAQEAEINTVPYLWTAMFGKSLRYAGYGEGFDDVIIQGDLEELKFVAFYTKSDEVIAVASMNYDPIVSKVAEVLASGRAIRKREVELFILHSKTGDMSWLTGKGS; encoded by the exons TGGAACTCAAGATTGAGGTGGTGCTGCCAGAGAAAGAACGAGGCAAGGAGGAGCTGTCAGCCGGCGGGAAAGGCAGCCCCCGGGCTTACCAGGGCAATGGCACGGCGCGCCACTTCCATGCCGAAGAGCGCCTGCCCACCCCACAGCCCTACCCCAGCCCTCAGGACTGTGTGGAGGCTACTGTCTGCCACGTCAAGGACCTGGAGAATGGCCA gaTGCGGGAAGTGGAgctgggctgggggaaggtgttGCTGGTGAAGGACAATGGGGAATTCCATGCCCTGGGCCATAAGTGTCCTCACTATGGAGCACCCCTGGTGAAAG GTGTGCTGTCCCGGGGCCGTGTGCGCTGCCCCTGGCACGGTGCCTGCTTTAACATCTGTACTGGGGACCTGGAGGACTTCCCAGGCCTGGACAGTCTACATAAGTTCCAG GTGAAGATCGAGAAGGAGAAGGTGACTGTCCGGGCAAGCAAGCAG GCCCTGCAGCTACAGCGAAGGACAAAGGTGATGGCCAAGTGCATCTCTCCCAGCGCTGGCCACAGCAGCAGCACCAATGTGCTCATAGTGGGTGCAG GTGCTGCTGGCCTGGTGTGTGCGGAGaccctgaggcaggagggcttCTCAGACCGGATTGTCCTCTGCACACTGGATCGTCATCTGCCCTATGACCGGGCCAAGCTCAGCAAG TCCCTGGATGCACAACCTGAACAGCTAGCCCTGAGACCCAAGGAATTCTTCCGGGCCTATGGCCTCGAGATGCTCACTGAAGCCCAG GTGGTCACAGTGGATGTGAGGAGTAAGAAGGTCGTGTTCAAGGATGGCTTCAAGCTGGAGTACAGCAAGCTGTTGCTGGCACCAGGCAGCAG CCCTAAGACCCTGAACTGCAAAGGCAAAGATGTGGAGAATGTGTTCACCATCCGCACACCTGAGGATGCCAACCGTGTGGTGCGGCTGGCCCGTGGCCGCAATGCTGTTGTTGTGGGAGCAGGCTTCCTGG GGATGGAGGTGGCTGCCTATCTGGCTGAGAAGGCCCACTCAGTGTCTGTGGTGGAGCTGGAGGAGACACCCTTCCGGAGGTTCCTGGGGGAACGTGTTGGTCGAGCCCTTATGAAG ATGTTTGAAAACAATCGGGTGAAGTTCTATATGCAGACAGAGGTGTTGGAGCTGCGGGCTCAGGAGGGCAAG CTGCAGGAAGTGGTGCTGAAGAGCAGCAAGGTTCTGCGGGCAGATGTCTGCGTGGTAGGCATTG GTGCGGTGCCTGCCACAGGCTTCCTGAGGCAGAGTGGCATTGGTCTGGATTCCCGAGGTTTCATCCCAGTCAACAAG ATGATGCAGACCAACATCCCAGGCGTGTTTGCTGCTGGTGATGCCATCACCTTTCCTCTGGCCTGGAGGAACAATCGGAAAGTGAACATCCCACACTGGCAGATGGCCCATGCCCAGG GGCGGGTAGCAGCTGAGAACATGCTGGCACAGGAGGCGGAGATCAACACGGTGCCCTATCTGTGGACTGCCATGTTTGGCAAGAGCCTCCGCTATGCGG GCTACGGAGAAGGCTTCGATGATGTCATCATTCAGGGGGATCTGGAAGAGCTGAAGTTTGTGGCTTTTTACACCAA AAGTGATGAAGTGATTGCTGTGGCCAGCATGAACTACGATCCCATCGTATCCAAGGTGGCTGAGGTGCTGGCCTCAGGTCGAGCCATCCGGAAGCGGGAGGTGGA GCTGTTTATACTGCACAGCAA AACCGGTGACATGTCTTGGCTCACAGGGAAAGGATCCTGA
- the Aifm3 gene encoding apoptosis-inducing factor 3 isoform X2, which yields MGGCFSKPKPVELKIEVVLPEKERGKEELSAGGKGSPRAYQGNGTARHFHAEERLPTPQPYPSPQDCVEATVCHVKDLENGQMREVELGWGKVLLVKDNGEFHALGHKCPHYGAPLVKGVLSRGRVRCPWHGACFNICTGDLEDFPGLDSLHKFQVKIEKEKVTVRASKQALQLQRRTKVMAKCISPSAGHSSSTNVLIVGAGAAGLVCAETLRQEGFSDRIVLCTLDRHLPYDRAKLSKSLDAQPEQLALRPKEFFRAYGLEMLTEAQVVTVDVRSKKVVFKDGFKLEYSKLLLAPGSSPKTLNCKGKDVENVFTIRTPEDANRVVRLARGRNAVVVGAGFLGMEVAAYLAEKAHSVSVVELEETPFRRFLGERVGRALMKMFENNRVKFYMQTEVLELRAQEGKLQEVVLKSSKVLRADVCVVGIGAVPATGFLRQSGIGLDSRGFIPVNKMMQTNIPGVFAAGDAITFPLAWRNNRKVNIPHWQMAHAQGRVAAENMLAQEAEINTVPYLWTAMFGKSLRYAGYGEGFDDVIIQGDLEELKFVAFYTKSDEVIAVASMNYDPIVSKVAEVLASGRAIRKREVETGDMSWLTGKGS from the exons TGGAACTCAAGATTGAGGTGGTGCTGCCAGAGAAAGAACGAGGCAAGGAGGAGCTGTCAGCCGGCGGGAAAGGCAGCCCCCGGGCTTACCAGGGCAATGGCACGGCGCGCCACTTCCATGCCGAAGAGCGCCTGCCCACCCCACAGCCCTACCCCAGCCCTCAGGACTGTGTGGAGGCTACTGTCTGCCACGTCAAGGACCTGGAGAATGGCCA gaTGCGGGAAGTGGAgctgggctgggggaaggtgttGCTGGTGAAGGACAATGGGGAATTCCATGCCCTGGGCCATAAGTGTCCTCACTATGGAGCACCCCTGGTGAAAG GTGTGCTGTCCCGGGGCCGTGTGCGCTGCCCCTGGCACGGTGCCTGCTTTAACATCTGTACTGGGGACCTGGAGGACTTCCCAGGCCTGGACAGTCTACATAAGTTCCAG GTGAAGATCGAGAAGGAGAAGGTGACTGTCCGGGCAAGCAAGCAG GCCCTGCAGCTACAGCGAAGGACAAAGGTGATGGCCAAGTGCATCTCTCCCAGCGCTGGCCACAGCAGCAGCACCAATGTGCTCATAGTGGGTGCAG GTGCTGCTGGCCTGGTGTGTGCGGAGaccctgaggcaggagggcttCTCAGACCGGATTGTCCTCTGCACACTGGATCGTCATCTGCCCTATGACCGGGCCAAGCTCAGCAAG TCCCTGGATGCACAACCTGAACAGCTAGCCCTGAGACCCAAGGAATTCTTCCGGGCCTATGGCCTCGAGATGCTCACTGAAGCCCAG GTGGTCACAGTGGATGTGAGGAGTAAGAAGGTCGTGTTCAAGGATGGCTTCAAGCTGGAGTACAGCAAGCTGTTGCTGGCACCAGGCAGCAG CCCTAAGACCCTGAACTGCAAAGGCAAAGATGTGGAGAATGTGTTCACCATCCGCACACCTGAGGATGCCAACCGTGTGGTGCGGCTGGCCCGTGGCCGCAATGCTGTTGTTGTGGGAGCAGGCTTCCTGG GGATGGAGGTGGCTGCCTATCTGGCTGAGAAGGCCCACTCAGTGTCTGTGGTGGAGCTGGAGGAGACACCCTTCCGGAGGTTCCTGGGGGAACGTGTTGGTCGAGCCCTTATGAAG ATGTTTGAAAACAATCGGGTGAAGTTCTATATGCAGACAGAGGTGTTGGAGCTGCGGGCTCAGGAGGGCAAG CTGCAGGAAGTGGTGCTGAAGAGCAGCAAGGTTCTGCGGGCAGATGTCTGCGTGGTAGGCATTG GTGCGGTGCCTGCCACAGGCTTCCTGAGGCAGAGTGGCATTGGTCTGGATTCCCGAGGTTTCATCCCAGTCAACAAG ATGATGCAGACCAACATCCCAGGCGTGTTTGCTGCTGGTGATGCCATCACCTTTCCTCTGGCCTGGAGGAACAATCGGAAAGTGAACATCCCACACTGGCAGATGGCCCATGCCCAGG GGCGGGTAGCAGCTGAGAACATGCTGGCACAGGAGGCGGAGATCAACACGGTGCCCTATCTGTGGACTGCCATGTTTGGCAAGAGCCTCCGCTATGCGG GCTACGGAGAAGGCTTCGATGATGTCATCATTCAGGGGGATCTGGAAGAGCTGAAGTTTGTGGCTTTTTACACCAA AAGTGATGAAGTGATTGCTGTGGCCAGCATGAACTACGATCCCATCGTATCCAAGGTGGCTGAGGTGCTGGCCTCAGGTCGAGCCATCCGGAAGCGGGAGGTGGA AACCGGTGACATGTCTTGGCTCACAGGGAAAGGATCCTGA